The following proteins come from a genomic window of Penaeus monodon isolate SGIC_2016 chromosome 22, NSTDA_Pmon_1, whole genome shotgun sequence:
- the LOC119586781 gene encoding eIF-2-alpha kinase activator GCN1-like: MGDAEVIEKLKGVPQLLAATKRSTRRAGIDTALEVVNRDELPDVIVKGVSRLLVQVVPSYTDGPSRSKLRELIYTLAKKHAASIPALALSQQTLAQQHSLAPHSSRALARIHIFPAEVAARVWCIAFSSKHPISSKEATALTEALAIHFSLTVAANDNFLTSKTLKTLRPIIKDEDLLKAVCEALVSGEISIHRVILGGHLLQLMTQDNVSPPVANMKRMLTETYVKLVIQVKTKPRPFILDQTRPLLRQLSHDDFKELILPALKKSLLRNPEVILEAVARLCSGLNLDLSQYVEELSKLLASPLHAKEDQVRDDTVEVCRQLSKQCSDASAVEVLVKLVFDVFFGSDGKLTVNTQKVSVLQGVEAISEHCVTGSSAYNLSVMVLEKMIKVLETESHEGSLVQGLTALTAWAGKFNTDIPPKLIEFFPKGMGLKTSTTSVRAAYIRCLLACVTPSSAFKAATLIPKLLACIDKALSQSTQVLMLSEALTATVLLLKISMSDMSAEEKIASLWSSTLDLQKGYFTGEKFFTQAPKEGLLQLVTWCEILLSHHIGKLGNEAMAVEQALVWCLVCPHSQVRLAAQNSSKKLVASLGGAQLAADLLNNLTVMMQNAKVQKADEPDAGGGSAVGELSPAGVAQALIVICSPSNLDRSQKERLAVLALPAAFHPSMVRENPNLWEQVCRSQGLKVEEVIKSQEGDIVPQLTTEYIPSPVNESVLAGLARLGGRVVIPPVVKYAISRINNPKLMQVSEEDFAIFNTPEGTLYNQSVVEEAFEDHLNIQNVKKSNKVYSHKEQLMMLEEKKKELEKKRKEGKLELTAKQKEVLRAQTEKENGTREKVRALQESVAGAMSMLNALVAGNLDDLAPHFMHIVPLLTSSLKSRVIAQQCCDLYLKLRMAVFESDDDVFAHTLARTTVRVCGPVMPIPWDWEGESLESSAQRTLNMLHEATVPKKSANEDDDEKYYCAPGFVYCLPFLEWVLTKRLGGEEKFEVVAGKALQVISEHMAMRGADEEDLYHPCFLPRKHLLTLLINVISTSSGRTQQTACAVLEEMCHCASGDIGCDKASLDEINVLLNALQTPQQAVRDAALRVRRWRKEDRKIADYITREPQAKNLRKGFLPSPKAKNPNGFFGFLLRDWVLSFLFIKTLVISTGLFSRETVVTLANFFVPGALGDRNSEVRNKMLAAAMAVVNCHGKETVNSLLPVFEKFLNTAPKHASYDAVRQSVIILMGSLAKHLDHTDPKIKPIVVKLVEALHTPSQQVQEAVANCLHPLVPAIRDECPKLVTKLMKVLLESNSYGERKGAAYGLASLVKGMGFLILQDKKNYKFREGALFALEQLCNMLGKLFEPYIVHILPHLLLCFGDNNHYVREAADDTAKAVMGKLSAHGVKLVLPSLLAALEEDSWRTKTGSVELLGNMAFCAPKQLSSCLPSIVPRLIEVLSDSHTKVQHAGGQALKLIGSVIRNPEIQAIVPVLLDALQDPSRNTSTCLQTLLETKFVHFIDAPSLALIMPVVQRAFQDRSTEVRKMAAQIIGNMYSLTDQKDLQPYLPAIIPGLKASLLDPVPKVRAVSSRALGAMVKGMGESSFDDLLPWLMQTLTSESSSVDRSGAAQGLAEVVGGLGPEKLHRLMPDIIATAERSDIAPHVKDGYIMMFIFLPTVFQDEFTPYIGQIIPPILKALADENEFVRETALKAGQRIVNTYAESAITLLLPELEAGLFHDNWRIRYSSVQLLGDLLFKVSGVSGKMTTDTVNEDDNFGTEHSQRAIIDILGPERRNRVLAGLYMGRSDVAVLVRQAALHVWKVVVTNTPKTLREILPTLFSLLLGHLASTSCDKRQVAARTLGDLVRKLGERVLPEIIPILEAGLGSPEADHRQGVCIGLSEIMASTSKDMVLCFADNLVPTVRRALCDPLSSVRQAAAQTFDSLHSTVGFRALDDILPHLLAQLENEDETKEYALDGLKQVMAIKSRVVLPYLVPQLTTPPVNTQALCILASVAGDSLTRHLSKILIALLGALSEAAGTPEYDEALSHCQGVVLAVVDDAGVTTIVDELLQHSKGNNTGMSRASVALLLAFCSNTRADYSDYVPQLLRGLIHLFTHTDDEIIKTAWLALSAVTKSLDAADQKSLVPDVRQAVKFAASDLKEGQLMPGFCLPKGIQPILPIFREAVLNGEPELKEAASNGLTEVIRLTSSDALKPSVVHVTGPLIRILGDRFAWNVKVAVLDTLALLLAKTGVMLKPFLPQLQTTFVKAVHDPHRGVRLRAGAALSHLITIHTKPDPLFTELHNAVKTSDDSAIRDTMIQALRCVIQPAGDKMSENVRKGILGTLGGLLSHDNDSTRLCAAGAIGVLLPWLPPDDLRSALTQYVLDDNVNADWTVRHGRSAALFSALKSAPGKLLEITSADQVTAALMSYMSSDRSSLVENAMAGIAFFLAHQLKKGASVPTQLLQPFAKLINHNSNEVKQGMCRACQYTAEKLAAEKGMQIPREVAKPLVPMLVNGTKEKNQVVRSSAEMALVAILLLKEGDQGQQVILNYLEGGAREPLSEVINKSLRRATYIPVTDSEIDPTLLT; the protein is encoded by the exons ATGGGGGATGCCGAG GTCATAGAGAAGCTGAAAGGGGTGCCACAGCTGTTGGCAGCCACGAAAAGGAGCACGAGGAGAGCCGGCATCGACACGGCGCTCGAAGTTGTCAACAGAGATG AGTTGCCAGACGTGATAGTGAAGGGAGTGTCCCGACTCCTGGTACAGGTTGTTCCGAGTTACACCGACGGCCCCTCGCGGAGCAAGTTACGCGAACTGATTTACACATTGGCCAAGAAACATGCTGCCTCCATCCCAGCGCTTGCCCTGTCCCAGCAGACTCTTGCGCAACAGCATTCATTGGCGCCTCATTCATC GCGTGCGCTGGCCCGAATCCACATTTTCCCAGCAGAGGTGGCAGCAAGGGTCTGGTGCATTGCATTTTCTTCCAAGCACCCCATTAGCTCAAAGGAGGCTACTGCCCTAACTGAGGCCTTGGCGATACACTTCTCCCTCACGGTTGCGGCCAATGACAACTTTTTGACCAGCAAGACCCTGAAAACCCTCAGGCCCATTATAAAGGATGAGGATCTCTTAAAGGCTGTCTGTGAG GCATTGGTGAGCGGGGAGATCAGCATACACCGTGTGATTCTCGGGGGTCACCTTCTCCAACTCATGACCCAGGACAATGTGTCGCCCCCTGTCGCTAACATGAAGCGTATGCTCACCGAGACCTACGTCAAGTTGGTCATCCAGGTTAAGACCAAG CCAAGACCATTCATCTTAGACCAGACACGGCCACTCTTACGCCAGCTGAGCCATGACGATTTTAAAGAGCTAATCTTACCTGCTCTTAAAAAGTCCCTCCTACGTAATCCTGAAGTCATCCTGGAGGCTGTGGCTCGCCTTTGTTCGGGGCTCAACCTTGACCTGAGCCAATACGTGGAAGAACTTAGCAAATTGCTTGCCA GCCCACTCCATGCCAAAGAAGATCAAGTGCGCGATGACACAGTTGAGGTCTGCCGACAGCTTTCAAAGCAGTGTAGTGATGCATCAGCTGTGGAAGTGCTTGTAAAGCTTGTGTTTGATGTGTTCTTTGGCTCAGATGGAAAGTTGACAGTCAATACTCAGAAAGTGTCTGTCCTACAG ggTGTAGAGGCCATCAGTGAGCACTGTGTGACAGGGAGCAGTGCTTACAACTTGTCAGTGATGGTGTTGGAAAAGATGATTAAGGTCCTGGAGACGGAGAGTCACGAGGGGTCACTAGTGCAAGGCCTCACTGCCCTCACTGCCTGGGCAGGCAAGTTCAACACTGACATCCCCCCAAAACTGATTGAATTCTTCCCG AAAGGGATGGGCTTGAAAACTTCAACCACAAGTGTGAGGGCAGCGTACATCCGGTGCCTGTTGGCGTGTGTTACCCCCTCAAGTGCCTTCAAGGCGGCCACCCTCATCCCCAAACTGCTGGCCTGCATTGACAAGGCTCTCAGCCAGAGTACCCAG GTGTTGATGTTATCTGAGGCACTGACAGCAACAGTTTTACTATTGAAGATCAGCATGAGTGATATGTCTGCAGAGGAGAAAATTGCTTCATTGTGGTCATCAACCCTGGACCTACAAAAGGGGTATTTCACAGGGGAAAAGTTCTTCACGCAGGCCCCTAAAGAAG GTTTGTTGCAGTTGGTGACATGGTGTGAAATTCTTTTGTCGCATCACATTGGAAAACTGGGGAATGAAGCGATGGCAGTGGAGCAGGCACTGGTATGGTGCTTGGTTTGTCCTCATTCCCAGGTCAGGCTGGCAGCACAGAACTCGTCCAAAAAGCTGGTTGCCTCATTAGGTGGAGCTCAACTGGCAGCAGATCTCTTAAACAACCTGACAGTAATGATGCAGAATGCAAAAGTTCAA AAGGCAGACGAACCAGATGCAGGCGGAGGCAGTGCGGTAGGAGAGCTGAGCCCTGCTGGGGTGGCTCAAGCTCTCATTGTCATCTGCTCTCCCAGCAATCTAGACAGGAGCCAGAAGGAGAGGCTAGCTGTGTTGGCTCTTCCTGCTGCTTTCCATCCTTCAATGG TTCGTGAGAATCCCAACTTGTGGGAGCAGGTGTGCCGTTCGCAGGGTCTAAAAGTGGAAGAGGTCATTAAGAGCCAAGAGGGAGACATTGTTCCACAGCTTACAACCGAATACATTCCATCACCAGTTAATGAGTCG GTCTTAGCAGGCCTAGCTCGTTTAGGAGGTAGAGTCGTTATCCCGCCAGTAGTAAAGTATGCCATCAGTCGCATAAACAACCCTAAGCTGATGCAGGTCTCGGAGGAAGACTTTGCAATTTTCAACACGCCTGAAGGCACGCTGTACAATCAGTCTGTAGTGGAGGA GGCCTTTGAAGATCATTTAAATATTCAGAATGTAAAGAAATCCAACAAGGTTTACAGCCACAAGGAACAGCTGATGATgctagaggagaagaagaaggagctcgaaaagaagagaaaggaggggaagttaGAATTAACAGCAAAACAGAAGGAAGTCCTGAGAGcccagacagagaaggagaatggaacaAGAGAAAA AGTCCGTGCACTGCAAGAGAGTGTAGCAGGAGCCATGTCAATGTTGAATGCTCTAGTGGCTGGCAACCTGGACGACCTTGCGCCCCATTTCATGCACATCGTCCCACTCCTCACCTCATCCCTGAAATCGAGGGTCATTGCCCAGCAGTGCTGTGATTTATACCTGAAGCTGAGGATGGCAGTctttgaaagtgatgatgatgttttcg CGCACACATTGGCACGCACCACAGTTAGAGTTTGTGGTCCGGTCATGCCGATACCATGGGACTGGGAAGGAGAAAGCCTAGAATCATCAGCCCAAAGAACGCTCAACATGCTACATGAAGCCACTGTGCCAAAGAA aTCCGcaaatgaggatgacgatgagaaGTATTATTGTGCCCCGGGCTTTGTATACTGCCTACCCTTCCTTGAGTGGGTCCTCACGAAGCGACTGGGTGGAGAAGAGAAGTTTGAGGTTGTGGCTGGGAAGGCTCTGCAGGTGATCAGCGAGCACATGGCCATGAGGGGAGCCGATGAGGAGGATCTCTACCATCCATGCTTCCTGCCTCGCAAGCATCTCCTCACGCTCTTGATCAATGTtataa GCACAAGCTCTGGACGTACGCAACAGACCGCATGCGCTGTACTGGAAGAGATGTGTCACTGTGCATCGGGCGACATTGGCTGCGATAAAGCTTCTCTGGATGAGATTAACGTCCTTCTTAATGCACTTCAGACCCCACAACAGGCGGTCAGAGATGCAGCACTCAGggtaaggagatggagaaaggaggataGAAAAATAGCAGATTA TATTACAA GAGAGCCCCAAGCAAAAAACCTCAGGAAAGGTTTTCTCCCGAGTCCAAAAGCTAAGAACCCCAATGGTTTTTTTGGATTCTTGTTGAGGGATTGggtattgtcattcttatttatTAAAACACTGGTAATTTCGACCGGCTTGTTCAGTCGCGAAACAGTTGTGACCCTTGCCAATTTCTTTGTCCCTGGTGCTTTAGGTGATCGTAATTCTGAAGTGCGGAATAAGATGCTGGCAGCTGCTATGGCAGTCGTCAATTGCCATGGGAAG gaaactgTGAATAGTCTTTTGCCAGTATTTGAAAAGTTCCTCAACACCGCACCCAAGCATGCCAGCTACGATGCTGTCAGGCAGAGTGTCATCATTCTCATGGGTTCCTTAGCCAAGCATTTGGACCACACAGACCCCAAGATCAAACCCATTGTTGTCAAGCTGGTTGAAGCCCTCCACACTCCATCACAGCAG GTCCAGGAAGCAGTGGCCAACTGTCTCCATCCTCTTGTCCCGGCGATCAGAGACGAGTGCCCCAAGCTCGTGACAAAACTCATGAAGGTTCTCCTCGAGTCCAACAGCTACGGAGAACGGAAGGGTGCGGCGTATGGGCTCGCATCTCTGGTGAAGGGCATGGG TTTTTTGATACTACAGGACAAAAAGAACTACAAATTCAGGGAAGGAGCTCTCTTTGCCCTTGAGCAGCTGTGCAACATGCTCGGGAAACTGTTTGAGCCTTACATTGTGCACATTCTGCCGCACCTGCTTCTGTGCTTCGGCGATAACAACCATTATGTCCGAGAGGCTGCTGACGACACCGCAAAGGCTGTCATGGGCAAGCTCTCGGCTCATGGTGTCAAGCTTGTCCTGCCGTCCCTCTTGGCTGCGCTGGAGGAGGATTCGTGGAGAACGAAGACAG GGTCTGTGGAGCTTTTAGGCAACATGGCTTTCTGTGCCCCCAAGCAGTTGTCATCTTGTCTGCCCTCAATTGTGCCAAGACTGATCGAAGTATTGAGTGATTCGCACACAAAAGTACAACATGCTGGCGGTCAAGCACTCAAACTGATCGGCTCCGTTATCAGGAATCCTGAGATTCAGG CCATTGTACCAGTATTGCTTGATGCTCTGCAAGACCCTAGCAGGAACACGTCAACTTGCCTGCAGACTTTGCTTGAGACGAAATTTGTCCATTTCATTGATGCGCCATCGTTGGCTCTCATCATGCCTGTAGTCCAGAGAGCATTCCAAGATAGGTCAACGGAG GTCCGTAAAATGGCGGCGCAGATCATCGGTAATATGTACTCACTGACGGACCAGAAGGACCTCCAGCCTTATCTCCCAGCCATCATCCCAGGCTTGAAGGCTTCCTTGTTGGATCCCGTGCCAAAG GTGCGTGCCGTTTCATCACGTGCACTGGGAGCCATGGTAAAGGGCATGGGAGAGTCCAGCTTTGATGACCTCCTGCCCTGGCTGATGCAGACACTGACCTCGGAGTCTTCTAGCGTTGACCGTTCAGGAGCAGCTCAGGGTCTGGCAGAG GTTGTGGGTGGCCTAGGTCCGGAAAAACTGCACCGCCTGATGCCTGACATCATTGCCACAGCTGAGCGTTCTGACATTGCCCCGCACGTGAAGGACGGCTACATAATGATGTTCATTTTCCTCCCGACGGTGTTCCAGGATGAGTTCACTCCCTACATTGGCCAGATCATCCCACCAATTCTCAAG gcCCTTGCCGATGAAAATGAATTTGTTCGTGAAACTGCCCTCAAAGCTGGTCAGAGGATTGTCAACACGTATGCTGAATCTGCCATCACGTTGCTGCTGCCTGAACTGGAAGCTGGTCTGTTCCATGACAATTGGCGTATTCGATACAG TTCCGTTCAGCTGTTGGGAGATCTGCTGTTCAAGGTATCAGGTGTGTCTGGTAAGATGACAACAGACACTGTCAATGAAGATGACAACTTTGGTACAGAACACTCCCAGAGG GCCATTATTGACATCTTGGGTCCAGAGAGGCGCAACAGGGTACTGGCTGGGCTCTACATGGGTCGGTCGGATGTTGCTGTATTGGTGAGGCAGGCTGCGCTCCATGTCTGGAAGGTTGTGGTTACCAACACCCCCAAGACCCTGCGAGAAAttcttcccactctcttctcgctccttctTGGTCACCTCGCTTCTACAAGCTGTGATAAGAGACAG GTGGCAGCACGTACACTCGGAGACCTTGTACGCAAACTTGGTGAGCGTGTCTTACCAGAAATCATTCCCATTTTGGAAGCTGGCTTAGGGTCCCCTGAGGCAGACCATAGACAAGGTGTTTGCATTGGTCTCTCTGAGATTATGGCATCCACCAGTAAGGATATGGTTCTGTGCTTTGCTGACAATCTGGTGCCGACTGTAAG acGAGCTCTGTGTGATCCTCTGTCATCAGTGCGTCAGGCTGCTGCCCAGACCTTCGACTCCTTACACAGCACTGTAGGATTCCGTGCTCTGGACGACATCCTGCCACATCTTCTTGCACAActagagaatgaggatgagacaAAGGAATATGCTCTTGATGGCTTGAAGCAAGTTATGGCAATCAAGAGCAGGGTTGTCTTGCCATATCTTGTTCCTCAG TTAACTACACCACCAGTCAACACCCAAGCACTGTGCATCCTGGCCTCGGTTGCTGGAGATTCCCTTACGCGCCACCTGAGCAAGATCCTGATAGCCCTCCTTGGAGCTCTAAGCGAGGCTGCAGGAACGCCTGAGTATGATGAGGCCCTGAGTCATTGCCAGGGTGTAGTTCTTGCTGTTGTGGATGATGCTGGAGTTACTACTATTGTTGATGAGCTGTTACAGCACTCTAA GGGAAATAACACCGGAATGTCACGTGCCTCTGTAGCTCTGTTGCTAGCATTCTGCTCAAACACAAGGGCTGACTACAGTGACTATGTACCGCAGCTGTTGCGGGGCCTGATTCACCTCTTCACCCACACAGATGATGAAATCATCAAGACTGCTTGGCTGGCTCTGAGTGCTGTGACCAAG AGCTTGGATGCAGCTGACCAGAAATCTTTAGTACCAGATGTCCGACAAGCTGTCAAGTTTGCAGCCTCAGATCTCAAAGAGGGACAACTCATGCCTGGTTTCTGTTTGCCCAAAG GCATTCAGCCAATCTTACCCATCTTCCGAGAGGCTGTGCTTAATGGCGAACCAGAACTCAAGGAAGCTGCCTCTAATGGTCTCACTGAGGTGATCCGATTGACAAGCTCAGATGCTCTCAAGCCTTCGGTAGTTCATGTTACTGGCCCTCTCATTCGTATTCTTGGAGATCGCTTTGCCTGGAATGTCAAAGTGGCAGTGTTAGACACGCTAGCACTGTTGCTGGCTAAG ACTGGAGTGATGCTGAAGCCATTCCTGCCACAACTGCAGACCACCTTTGTCAAGGCTGTGCATGACCCCCACCGTGGTGTAAGGCTTCGTGCTGGTGCAGCTCTCTCCCATCTCATTACTATCCACACCAAACCAGATCCACTCTTCACCGAACTGCACAATGCTGTCAAAACATCAGATGATTCTGCTATTAG AGATACGATGATTCAGGCCCTGAGGTGTGTCATACAGCCGGCAGGAGACAAAATGAGTGAGAATGTCCGCAAAGGGATTTTGGGAACCTTGGGAGGTCTTCTCTCTCATGACAATGACTCCACACGCCTCTGTGCTGCTGGTGCCATAGGTGTCCTTCTGCCCTGGCTCCCTCCAGATGATCTGCGCTCGGCTCTCACCCAATATGTGTTAG ACGATAATGTAAATGCTGACTGGACAGTCAGACATGGAAGATCAGCAGCTCTCTTCTCTGCCTTGAAGTCAGCTCCGGGTAAATTACTGGAGATTACTTCCGCTGATCAGGTGACTGCAGCGCTTATGTCATATATGTCATCAGATCGTTCCTCTTTAGTGGAGAATGCAATGGCAGGTATTGCCTTCTTCCTGGCACACCAGCTGAAGAAGGGTGCATCTGTGcccacacaacttctgcagcctTTTGCTAAG ctcATCAACCACAACAGTAATGAGGTGAAACAGGGAATGTGCCGAGCCTGCCAGTACACAGCAGAGAAGCTGGCTGCAGAAAAGGGCATGCAGATCCCGCGCGAAGTCGCCAAACCTCTGGTGCCCATGCTGGTGAATGGCACCAAGGAGAAGAACCAGGTTGTGCGGTCGTCTGCCGAGATGGCGCTCGTTGCAATACTGTTGCTGAAGGAAGGAGACCAAGGGCAGCAG GTGATACTGAATTACCTGGAGGGGGGAGCCCGAGAGCCCCTGAGCGAGGTGATCAACAAGTCCCTCCGGCGGGCCACCTACATCCCGGTGACTGACTCCGAGATCGACCCCACCCTGCTCACGTGA